Proteins co-encoded in one Saprospira grandis genomic window:
- a CDS encoding tetratricopeptide repeat protein: protein MRIYSFLLFFGLSWLFGACSAENVNESPQQSYDIPAIDQLSQMIAKSPKDASLYADRSRAFWEAELYKEAELDAEKALALDSSKVEYYAVLADAYFDNQHSLSAIKVLEKAIDRFPQAVPLYLKLAEMQNIVKQYQEGMLVLDKLEKIQPSQPDALYLRGSMLRDMGDTLKALESFQATVEQDADYLDAYMQLAILGDKIDAPYTVSYIDNVLRIDSTYEDALLLKAQYYHFRSKYEEAEAAYEQGILRQPMSPNLNYNLALMYLEQGDQAAKQTEKAQDFFNKALRHFDNATKFDPQFANAYYYKGLAAERLGKKEMALQEYENALRMEVFLRVIEPSTVEAAIARLRI from the coding sequence ATGCGCATCTATTCCTTTCTTCTATTCTTTGGACTTAGCTGGCTATTTGGCGCCTGTAGTGCTGAAAATGTAAACGAATCGCCACAACAAAGCTACGATATTCCGGCCATTGACCAACTGAGCCAGATGATAGCCAAAAGCCCCAAAGATGCTAGTCTGTATGCCGATCGTTCTCGTGCATTTTGGGAGGCCGAATTGTATAAAGAAGCCGAATTGGATGCTGAAAAAGCCTTGGCTCTAGACTCTTCTAAGGTAGAATATTATGCCGTTTTGGCCGATGCCTATTTTGATAATCAGCATTCGCTCTCGGCGATTAAGGTCTTGGAAAAAGCCATAGATCGCTTTCCGCAAGCGGTTCCCCTTTATTTAAAATTGGCCGAAATGCAGAATATTGTCAAGCAGTATCAGGAGGGAATGCTTGTTTTAGATAAGCTAGAAAAAATACAGCCCAGCCAGCCCGATGCCCTTTATTTGAGAGGCAGCATGCTTAGAGATATGGGCGATACCCTCAAGGCCCTAGAAAGTTTTCAGGCTACGGTAGAACAGGATGCCGATTATTTGGATGCCTATATGCAGTTGGCCATTTTGGGCGATAAAATAGATGCGCCTTATACGGTCAGCTATATTGATAATGTGTTGCGGATTGATTCTACCTATGAGGATGCGCTTTTGCTCAAAGCCCAATATTATCATTTCCGCTCTAAGTATGAAGAGGCAGAGGCGGCTTATGAGCAAGGGATTTTGCGGCAGCCCATGAGCCCCAACCTCAACTATAACTTGGCCCTAATGTATTTGGAGCAAGGAGATCAGGCGGCCAAACAAACAGAAAAAGCGCAAGACTTTTTTAATAAAGCCCTGCGCCATTTTGACAATGCCACAAAGTTTGACCCTCAATTTGCAAATGCCTACTATTATAAAGGCCTTGCGGCAGAACGTTTGGGCAAAAAAGAAATGGCCCTCCAAGAGTATGAGAATGCTCTAAGAATGGAAGTCTTTTTGAGAGTGATAGAACCCAGCACCGTAGAAGCGGCCATAGCTCGCCTACGTATTTAA
- a CDS encoding PorP/SprF family type IX secretion system membrane protein, whose product MLQISPYLFFLLLFASPLFGQQLPLSQEYQQQAFFLNPASLGQEGVQQIQLGYKQQWLNMPESPRTASLAYQHWAEDKNMAWGLALQQDRTGPSSYTALQFSYAYQLQLGKVQKGEFGHRLNLGLSLSALHYQLRGQDLSALDPNDPLIIQNNESQLLPEAALGALYQTEQFQLGFSVPQILGLKLRFSDGQALSDLRRVAHIYLHAATKIDFYSSSFRKAGDAPKHRIIPQIWFRYALNSPFGVMLNAQYIYDQRFLLGLGYGSEGSLMVSLGTTVKQRYRISYIFSQTASNLGPQLGSNHELLLAYTLFANGKGWQQPAISSIWAK is encoded by the coding sequence ATGCTGCAAATCTCCCCTTATCTATTTTTTCTGTTGCTCTTTGCGTCGCCTTTATTTGGGCAGCAACTTCCGCTTAGCCAGGAGTATCAGCAGCAGGCCTTTTTTCTCAACCCTGCCAGTCTGGGCCAAGAAGGCGTTCAGCAAATACAGTTGGGCTACAAACAACAATGGCTAAATATGCCCGAATCGCCCAGAACGGCCAGTTTGGCCTATCAACATTGGGCGGAAGATAAAAATATGGCTTGGGGATTGGCCTTGCAACAAGACAGAACGGGCCCTAGTTCCTATACGGCCCTACAATTTTCTTATGCCTACCAATTGCAGCTCGGCAAGGTCCAAAAAGGCGAGTTTGGGCATCGCTTAAATTTGGGCCTTAGCTTATCGGCTTTGCACTATCAGCTTCGGGGGCAAGATTTATCGGCCCTAGACCCCAATGATCCGCTGATTATTCAGAACAATGAAAGCCAATTATTGCCCGAAGCCGCCTTGGGGGCCCTTTATCAAACAGAGCAATTTCAGCTGGGCTTTTCGGTCCCTCAGATTTTGGGCCTAAAGCTCCGCTTTTCTGATGGGCAAGCCCTATCTGACCTCAGAAGAGTGGCCCATATTTATTTGCATGCCGCAACCAAAATTGATTTTTATTCGAGCAGTTTTAGAAAGGCTGGAGATGCCCCCAAACACCGAATTATTCCCCAGATTTGGTTTAGATATGCCCTCAATTCTCCCTTTGGGGTCATGCTAAATGCCCAATATATCTATGACCAACGCTTTTTGCTGGGCCTAGGCTATGGCAGCGAGGGCAGCCTGATGGTTTCCCTGGGCACAACGGTTAAACAACGCTATCGGATTAGCTATATTTTTAGCCAAACCGCCAGCAATTTGGGACCACAACTGGGCAGTAATCATGAGCTGCTCTTGGCCTACACCCTTTTTGCCAATGGAAAAGGCTGGCAACAGCCAGCCATCAGCTCCATTTGGGCCAAATAA
- a CDS encoding OmpA family protein, with product MRQFLFSAFLLALGQGLFAQENLLKNPSFEEGCHCDDSTELVSMPSAWQLTAGQVNFFNPGCPLLPERKTYLQALKMPAPAEGKVYAGLGLAKEGEYLTGELESPLLANTDYLVKMRVRRPIRFCYTPIDELGLRFDSLAPQKQEGYASLPGPSLKLRADNGLIQEQYQWQEISAIYKAEGGERYLTLGNFMDNNELSMRNWAKGDCAYIYIDWASVTLFKGQVDLASYQKGQEFKAEERLWLKNIVFEKATERLKAESLPILDELAENLGRFPAQKFEISGHTDNSGDEGSNRLFSEARAKSVVDYLVAKGVSAKQLQLKGRGSSQNINANDSDKKRAKNWRIEIKALAQ from the coding sequence ATGCGTCAATTTCTTTTTTCTGCTTTTCTATTGGCCTTGGGCCAGGGACTTTTTGCCCAAGAAAACCTACTTAAAAACCCTTCTTTTGAAGAGGGTTGTCATTGTGATGACAGCACCGAATTGGTGTCGATGCCCTCGGCTTGGCAGCTTACAGCTGGGCAGGTCAATTTTTTTAATCCGGGCTGTCCCTTATTGCCTGAGCGAAAAACCTATTTGCAGGCCCTAAAAATGCCTGCCCCCGCAGAGGGCAAGGTCTATGCAGGCTTGGGCTTGGCCAAAGAAGGCGAATATCTGACCGGAGAATTGGAAAGTCCTCTTCTGGCCAATACAGACTATTTGGTCAAAATGAGAGTTCGGCGGCCTATCCGTTTTTGTTATACCCCTATAGATGAACTGGGGCTGCGTTTTGATAGCCTAGCGCCCCAAAAACAAGAAGGATATGCGAGTTTGCCAGGGCCTTCTCTAAAGCTGCGAGCCGATAATGGGCTGATTCAGGAGCAGTATCAATGGCAGGAAATTTCGGCAATTTATAAGGCAGAAGGGGGCGAGCGCTACCTCACTTTAGGAAACTTTATGGACAATAATGAGCTCAGTATGCGAAATTGGGCCAAAGGAGATTGCGCCTATATTTATATAGATTGGGCTTCGGTAACCCTCTTTAAGGGGCAGGTAGATTTGGCCAGCTACCAAAAGGGCCAAGAATTTAAGGCCGAAGAACGGCTTTGGCTCAAAAATATCGTTTTTGAAAAGGCCACAGAGCGCCTCAAAGCGGAAAGCTTGCCCATTTTGGATGAATTAGCTGAAAACCTAGGGCGTTTTCCAGCGCAAAAATTTGAAATCTCTGGTCATACCGACAACAGCGGAGATGAGGGCAGCAATCGCCTTTTTTCGGAGGCTAGAGCCAAAAGCGTAGTGGATTATTTGGTGGCCAAGGGCGTATCGGCCAAGCAGCTGCAACTAAAAGGCCGAGGCAGCAGCCAAAATATCAATGCCAATGATAGCGATAAAAAAAGGGCCAAAAACTGGAGAATTGAGATCAAGGCCTTGGCCCAATAA
- a CDS encoding outer membrane beta-barrel protein — translation MRNLSLLALFLMAAQFGFAQKGLEFGVTFTPATSWIINDEDFAQGDEMDLQATFGYNAGAHLGINFTEGMGLQVGLNLSQQGQNYINKASSSNKDEMDVYSRKLTYVRVPVLLKFNGSTEGSFTSYFRFGPHLDFLSKAVYNYEENSGAALRVDREDIDLMEVEKLTGGNYKIYNDVVIGATLEMGGAINVDENMKILVLFHLSGSLTNPEGEDAYSAGYSVANQLLPFPSTNPSAFPDDAGSASRGTAYNVMGGLTVGLTYTIGGGE, via the coding sequence ATGCGTAACCTAAGTTTACTAGCTCTTTTTCTAATGGCTGCACAGTTTGGTTTTGCCCAAAAAGGCCTAGAATTTGGCGTCACTTTCACGCCTGCCACTAGCTGGATCATCAATGATGAAGATTTTGCCCAAGGCGATGAAATGGATCTACAAGCCACTTTTGGCTACAATGCTGGCGCTCATCTAGGCATCAATTTCACAGAAGGTATGGGCCTTCAAGTTGGGCTAAACCTTTCTCAACAAGGCCAAAATTACATCAATAAAGCCTCTTCAAGCAACAAGGACGAGATGGATGTATACTCTCGTAAATTGACTTATGTCCGTGTCCCCGTTTTGCTAAAATTTAATGGAAGCACTGAAGGCTCTTTCACTTCTTATTTCCGTTTTGGCCCTCACCTAGATTTTCTGAGCAAGGCCGTTTATAACTATGAGGAAAATAGTGGTGCAGCTCTTCGTGTAGATCGTGAAGATATTGATTTGATGGAGGTGGAGAAACTGACTGGCGGAAACTATAAAATCTACAATGATGTGGTTATCGGGGCTACCCTAGAAATGGGTGGAGCTATCAACGTAGATGAAAATATGAAAATTTTGGTGCTTTTCCACCTTTCTGGCTCATTGACCAACCCCGAAGGCGAAGATGCATATAGTGCAGGTTATAGTGTAGCTAATCAACTACTTCCTTTCCCTTCAACCAACCCTTCTGCCTTCCCCGATGATGCAGGTTCTGCTTCTCGCGGCACGGCTTATAACGTAATGGGTGGACTTACTGTTGGTCTGACCTATACTATTGGTGGCGGAGAATAA
- a CDS encoding DUF5686 and carboxypeptidase regulatory-like domain-containing protein produces the protein MNKIFFLLLFLGFSSSQVLAQLSGLVTDEKGDPLPFVSVYLQKESVGTTSNIEGRYLLRLAPGEYQLVFQYVGYKKKVINLNWSENEQLELNVELAPLDLQAPEVVVDGSEDPAYGIIRQAMKKRKFYLNQVQNFSCEAYVKGAQEISELPESIMGQSTAEFRKQLDSSGSGMVYLSESVSKIYVQGNKVKEEMISSKVSGDDNGFSFNSGAAMMDMNFYQNYTELIDARLLSPIGQGALNAYKYKLLNTFFDEGKMIYQVQVIPKNPLGQLFFGDIYIVDGEWCIHSTDLKTTGKAANISILDTVAFKQLHVEVQDSVWRLFSQEIELGINVFGIEISGGIIGVFQQYDLAPEFPKKLFNSEIFSVEAEANKKTEVYWDSIRPLPLSEKEVVEYHIKDSLQEVLNDPAYIDSMDRIANRPSWSLLLSGYSYRKRNKGYSWSISSPLYSIMYNTLQGFYGDVNLGYNKRFNKENTRYLNAKMKLQYGLADKRLRPSGSLFFRFNKINDANLTLSGGNLVQQFVEDPPMSPLINSYTSLVYRQNYIKAYDKTFAHLRYSQRLFNGLRLLFQAEYAQRKALRNQADYSLLFRDKREFYSNQPLDFNQPPAEDTLAFQANDRLLLDLRFRLRFGQKYLSYPKQRIYRPSNIPEIWLIYKKALALNDEMTAFDYLGAYIQKLDLPVAGIGKFSWRTEAGHFLNRKNMRFVDYQHFRGNQTFFAQNGKQWRSFQLLPYYEHSTMDYFVQTHFEHHFNGFLWNKLPGLKKLGFETILGVHHLYTPEKGNHLEFNFGIDRIGWKLFRIIRIDAVMAIRENKTPDWGGVISFNFSL, from the coding sequence ATGAACAAGATTTTCTTTTTACTTCTTTTTCTGGGCTTCAGCTCTAGCCAAGTTTTGGCCCAACTTTCGGGTTTAGTGACCGATGAAAAAGGAGACCCCCTGCCCTTTGTCTCGGTTTATCTCCAAAAAGAATCGGTGGGGACCACCTCCAATATAGAGGGCCGATATTTACTTCGGCTAGCGCCCGGAGAGTACCAATTGGTCTTTCAGTATGTGGGCTACAAAAAAAAGGTCATCAACTTAAACTGGAGCGAAAACGAGCAACTAGAGCTCAATGTAGAGCTCGCCCCCCTAGATCTTCAGGCCCCAGAGGTGGTGGTCGATGGCTCGGAAGATCCTGCCTATGGCATTATTCGGCAGGCTATGAAAAAGCGGAAGTTTTACCTCAATCAGGTCCAAAACTTTAGCTGCGAGGCCTATGTTAAAGGCGCTCAGGAAATTAGTGAATTGCCCGAAAGCATTATGGGCCAATCTACAGCAGAGTTTAGAAAGCAACTGGACTCCTCGGGTAGTGGTATGGTTTATCTTTCGGAATCGGTATCCAAAATTTATGTCCAAGGTAATAAAGTGAAAGAAGAAATGATTTCTTCTAAGGTCAGTGGCGATGATAATGGCTTTAGCTTTAATTCTGGGGCCGCCATGATGGATATGAATTTCTACCAGAATTATACGGAGCTGATTGATGCCCGCCTGCTCTCGCCTATTGGCCAAGGCGCCCTTAATGCCTATAAATACAAGTTGCTCAATACCTTTTTTGATGAGGGCAAAATGATCTATCAGGTCCAGGTTATTCCCAAAAACCCCTTGGGCCAACTCTTCTTTGGCGATATTTATATTGTAGATGGCGAATGGTGCATCCATAGTACCGACCTCAAAACGACGGGCAAGGCCGCCAATATTTCTATCCTCGATACCGTGGCATTTAAGCAGCTGCATGTAGAGGTGCAAGATAGCGTTTGGCGACTTTTTTCTCAGGAAATTGAACTGGGCATCAATGTCTTTGGCATCGAGATTTCAGGCGGAATTATTGGCGTTTTTCAGCAGTATGATTTGGCCCCCGAATTTCCCAAAAAGCTCTTCAATAGTGAAATCTTTTCGGTAGAGGCAGAGGCCAACAAAAAAACGGAGGTCTACTGGGATAGTATTCGCCCCCTTCCGCTTTCCGAAAAAGAGGTCGTCGAGTACCATATTAAGGATAGCCTGCAGGAGGTCCTCAACGACCCCGCCTATATTGATTCTATGGACCGCATCGCCAACCGCCCAAGCTGGAGCCTGCTGCTATCGGGCTATAGCTACCGCAAACGCAACAAGGGCTATAGTTGGTCAATTTCTTCTCCTCTATATAGTATAATGTATAATACGTTGCAGGGCTTTTATGGAGATGTTAATCTGGGCTATAACAAGCGCTTCAATAAGGAAAACACCCGCTACCTCAATGCCAAGATGAAACTGCAATATGGCCTTGCCGATAAGCGCCTGCGCCCCTCGGGCAGCCTCTTTTTCCGCTTCAATAAAATCAATGATGCCAATCTAACGCTCAGCGGCGGAAATTTGGTCCAGCAGTTTGTCGAGGATCCGCCCATGAGTCCGCTGATCAATAGCTATACTTCTTTGGTCTATCGGCAAAATTATATTAAGGCCTATGATAAAACCTTTGCCCATCTGCGCTATTCTCAACGGCTATTTAATGGCCTTCGCCTGCTCTTTCAGGCCGAATATGCCCAGCGCAAAGCCCTAAGAAATCAGGCCGATTATAGCCTATTGTTTAGGGATAAAAGGGAGTTTTACTCTAACCAGCCCCTCGATTTTAATCAGCCGCCAGCAGAAGATACCTTGGCCTTCCAAGCCAATGACCGCCTGCTGCTCGACCTGCGCTTTCGCCTGCGTTTTGGCCAGAAGTACCTCTCTTACCCCAAGCAACGCATTTATCGCCCCAGCAATATTCCCGAAATTTGGCTGATTTATAAAAAAGCCCTGGCCCTCAACGACGAAATGACGGCCTTTGATTACCTAGGCGCCTATATCCAAAAACTCGATTTGCCGGTGGCCGGTATCGGCAAGTTTAGCTGGCGCACAGAGGCCGGCCACTTCCTCAATCGCAAAAATATGCGCTTTGTCGATTATCAGCATTTTAGAGGCAACCAAACCTTTTTTGCCCAAAATGGCAAGCAGTGGCGCAGCTTTCAGCTCTTGCCTTATTATGAGCACAGCACGATGGATTATTTTGTGCAAACCCATTTTGAGCACCATTTTAATGGCTTTCTCTGGAATAAATTGCCGGGCCTCAAAAAGTTGGGCTTCGAAACTATTCTGGGGGTCCACCACCTCTATACCCCCGAAAAAGGCAACCATCTAGAGTTCAATTTTGGTATCGACCGCATCGGCTGGAAGCTCTTCCGCATTATCCGCATAGATGCCGTAATGGCCATCCGTGAAAATAAAACCCCAGATTGGGGCGGAGTCATTAGCTTTAATTTCTCGCTCTAA
- the lon gene encoding endopeptidase La, whose amino-acid sequence MSKKENDLSPEEEMEILPFFSVDEQEERLMQEEEYSYDLPVLALKNTVLFPGVVIPVTVGRERSIAAVQDAYADGKHILVFAQKDMEVDEPKLKDLHALGVVAKILRLIKMPDDSYTAILQGRRRTGRERKALQTLPFLRAEPILLVDEPPKKKEQIEFEATLQSIREKSEALIDISPQIPSDAVQLLHKIQNSGFLVNFVATNMQVSVSAKQELLNESKLLKRAKILLEQLSIQLHITEIRAELEEKVREEMEKQQRDYILNQQMKLIQDELGENPQSQEVDRLRAKAADKDWSEAVQEKFDRELRRLERTNPMAPDYSLTLNYLETLVDLPWNEFSEDNFDLNKAEKILDHDHYGLDKVKDRILEYLAVLELRQDMKAPIICLLGPPGVGKTSLGRSVASALNREYIRMSLGGLHDESELRGHRKTYIGAMPGRIIQSLKKAGSSNPVFILDEIDKMGRGQRGDPSSALLEILDPEQNSSFYDNYLELDYDLSKVLFIATSNSLSSIQPALLDRMEIIELSGYSVEEKLEIAKRHLIPKQRKEHGLSGNQFRIGAKALQTLVSDYTQESGVRKLERQIARLMRIAAKQIAQGDKKQVRFSTAQDVEDALGIKTTVKDIYEEKLPAGVAVGLAWTQVGGEILFIEASLSPGKGKLQLTGNLGDVMKESAALALSYLKSHAEEFGIEASLFEQRDVHLHVPAGAVPKDGPSAGITMLSALASAFKGKALRSHLAMTGEISLRGRVLRVGGIKEKILAAKRAGVKELILCEDNRPHVMEVKAEYIKGLEFHYVKRMEDVLKIALR is encoded by the coding sequence ATGTCAAAAAAAGAAAACGATTTGAGTCCAGAGGAAGAAATGGAAATTTTACCCTTTTTTAGTGTAGACGAGCAAGAGGAGCGTTTGATGCAAGAAGAGGAATATAGTTATGACCTTCCTGTTTTGGCATTGAAGAACACTGTTTTGTTTCCGGGAGTAGTGATTCCTGTGACGGTGGGCCGCGAGCGTTCTATAGCGGCGGTACAAGATGCCTATGCAGATGGTAAGCATATTTTGGTTTTTGCCCAGAAAGATATGGAGGTCGATGAGCCAAAATTGAAAGATTTGCATGCCTTGGGCGTGGTGGCTAAAATTCTTCGTTTGATCAAAATGCCCGATGATAGTTATACGGCTATTTTGCAGGGGCGTCGTCGGACGGGCAGAGAGCGCAAAGCGCTGCAGACCCTTCCGTTTTTGCGGGCCGAGCCTATTTTGTTGGTTGATGAGCCCCCAAAAAAGAAAGAGCAAATTGAGTTTGAGGCGACCTTACAATCTATACGAGAGAAAAGTGAGGCCTTAATAGATATTAGTCCGCAAATTCCTTCAGATGCGGTACAGCTGCTGCATAAAATCCAGAACTCTGGTTTTTTGGTCAATTTTGTGGCCACCAATATGCAGGTGAGCGTGAGTGCCAAGCAGGAGCTACTCAATGAGAGTAAGCTGCTCAAGCGGGCCAAAATCTTGTTGGAGCAATTGAGTATTCAGTTGCACATTACTGAGATTCGGGCCGAATTGGAAGAAAAAGTGCGGGAAGAGATGGAGAAGCAGCAGCGGGATTACATCCTCAACCAGCAGATGAAGTTGATTCAGGATGAGCTGGGCGAGAATCCGCAGAGCCAAGAAGTGGACCGTTTGCGGGCCAAGGCTGCGGATAAAGACTGGTCGGAAGCGGTGCAAGAAAAATTTGATCGGGAACTCCGTCGATTGGAGCGCACCAACCCCATGGCGCCTGATTACTCTCTTACGCTCAACTACTTAGAAACCTTGGTCGATTTGCCTTGGAATGAGTTTAGTGAGGATAATTTTGATTTGAACAAGGCCGAAAAGATTTTGGACCATGACCATTATGGTTTGGACAAGGTCAAGGATCGGATTTTGGAATATTTGGCGGTTTTGGAATTGCGCCAAGACATGAAAGCGCCAATTATTTGCCTCTTGGGCCCTCCCGGTGTGGGAAAAACCTCTTTGGGGCGTTCGGTGGCTTCGGCTCTTAACCGAGAATACATTCGGATGTCGCTAGGTGGCCTACATGATGAGTCCGAATTGCGGGGGCACCGTAAAACCTATATTGGGGCCATGCCAGGTCGCATCATTCAATCTTTGAAAAAAGCGGGGAGCTCTAATCCCGTTTTCATTTTGGATGAAATTGATAAAATGGGCCGTGGACAAAGAGGCGACCCCTCTTCTGCCCTACTAGAAATCCTTGATCCCGAGCAAAATAGCAGCTTTTACGACAACTATTTGGAGTTAGATTATGACCTTTCTAAGGTGCTCTTTATTGCTACCTCCAACTCCTTGAGTTCTATTCAGCCGGCCCTTTTGGACCGTATGGAAATCATTGAGCTATCGGGTTATTCGGTAGAAGAAAAGCTAGAAATTGCCAAGCGCCACTTGATTCCCAAGCAGCGCAAAGAGCATGGGCTTTCGGGCAATCAGTTTAGAATTGGGGCCAAAGCGCTACAAACCTTAGTCTCGGATTATACCCAGGAGTCGGGCGTGCGTAAACTAGAGCGCCAGATTGCTCGTTTGATGCGGATTGCGGCCAAGCAAATTGCGCAGGGCGATAAAAAGCAGGTTCGCTTTAGTACGGCTCAGGATGTGGAAGATGCCTTAGGCATTAAAACCACCGTTAAGGATATTTATGAAGAAAAGTTGCCTGCTGGTGTAGCCGTTGGTTTGGCTTGGACCCAAGTGGGGGGAGAAATTCTCTTTATTGAGGCCAGCTTAAGCCCGGGCAAGGGCAAGCTTCAATTGACGGGGAACTTGGGCGATGTGATGAAAGAATCTGCGGCCTTGGCCCTTTCTTACCTTAAGAGCCATGCAGAAGAGTTTGGCATTGAGGCCAGCCTTTTTGAGCAAAGAGATGTGCATTTGCACGTTCCTGCCGGGGCTGTGCCCAAGGATGGACCTTCTGCGGGAATCACTATGCTTTCGGCCCTAGCCTCTGCCTTTAAGGGTAAGGCCTTGCGCTCTCATTTGGCCATGACCGGAGAAATTTCTTTGAGAGGTCGCGTGCTTCGAGTAGGCGGCATTAAGGAAAAGATCTTGGCGGCCAAACGGGCTGGAGTCAAAGAATTGATCCTTTGCGAGGACAACCGTCCGCATGTTATGGAAGTAAAAGCCGAATATATCAAAGGCCTAGAATTTCATTATGTCAAGCGCATGGAAGATGTACTCAAAATTGCCTTGCGTTAA